A window from Saccharomyces cerevisiae S288C chromosome XIII, complete sequence encodes these proteins:
- the ROY1 gene encoding Roy1p (GTPase inhibitor with similarity to F-box proteins; inhibits Ypt52p GTPase activity by preventing Ypt52p from binding GTP; involved in regulating intracellular trafficking; physically interacts with Skp1p), which yields MAFQDQDIFIVFSHASLFLNQNDLLSLSLTSKKMHDMIAIPRLYSNIHITKNPVLRTNKWFLDGGKTYVSGYRSVLKTGDKNDIFLYDRIERLLETSHLKCIKQLTIDEDLFHNREEGLQLLQRLVNEITDLDVIESLDIKDPTLFELCSAKYYRLSSLKKRVVYGETGFDGIKLWQNFKSLKWQLPESLDLQNVIIPEVGVMLMKQLNGGELEIKDEAYSSLRVFEYFDSLNLRFKNLRRLKLNHVHKQGDGSATSMRLSSRAFKDVVNLSNLKALELEFSCEVDDCECDDDFLQDITGNLVSLTSLGFIEKTFTKKGYHYMDEKWDLVVNKFILNLPNVSKDLRLLSIRHDPPLNGKGIDTVDGNLLRRKKLYEKVLPKLTSLETIIAPTVLQSITSYEMYACDLLWNGCKCAFCSKYLPLFDKYIMNHQYFSTPDARYLDIIPIVFAAYTGKSLAKRFDPQKNWDLDLLQYAPEDTTWNFHGFERIHHFASYECYFDESSFEPLATIISHFFYPYMNYLIKILPNLRQTMLSGIYFSVSPELHTYETIYD from the coding sequence ATGGCATTCCAAGATCAAGATATATTCATAGTGTTCTCGCATGCCTCCTTATTTCTTAATCAAAATGATTTATTAAGCCTAAGTCTAACatccaaaaaaatgcaTGACATGATTGCAATCCCTCGTCTTTATAGCAATATTCACATAACTAAGAATCCTGTTTTAAGAACAAACAAATGGTTTTTGGACGGGGGAAAAACTTATGTAAGTGGTTATAGATCTGTTCTGAAAACCGGTGACAAGAAtgacatatttttatatgaTAGAATTGAAAGGTTGTTGGAGACATCGCATTTAAAATGTATAAAACAGCTGACTATTGACGAGGATTTGTTTCACAACAGGGAAGAAGGATTGCAACTGTTACAAAGATTGGTCAATGAAATCACTGACTTGGACGTGATTGAAAGTCTTGACATCAAGGATCCTACCTTGTTTGAGTTATGTTCAGCAAAGTATTATCGCCTGTCAAGTTTAAAGAAGAGAGTAGTATATGGCGAAACTGGATTTGATGGTATCAAATTATGGcaaaacttcaaaagcttAAAATGGCAATTACCTGAATCGTTGGATTTGCAAAACGTAATAATCCCTGAAGTGGGTGTAATGTTAATGAAGCAACTTAATGGAGGAGAGTTAGAAATAAAGGACGAAGCGTACTCAAGCCTAAGGGTCTTTGAATACTTTGATTCCCTGAACCTCCGCTTCAAGAATCTGCGCCGTTTGAAGCTTAATCATGTTCACAAACAAGGTGATGGGAGTGCTACTTCTATGAGATTATCTTCACGCGCGTTTAAGGATGTAGTTAATTTATCCAATCTTAAAGCCCTTGAATTAGAATTTTCTTGTGAGGTGGACGACTGTGAATGTGATGATGACTTTCTTCAAGATATAACAGGAAACCTTGTTTCCTTAACAAGTCTGGGGTTCATTGAAAAGACATTCACCAAAAAAGGGTACCATTACATGGACGAGAAATGGGACTTGGTCGTTAATAAGTTTATTTTAAATTTACCAAACGTGAGTAAAGATTTGCGTTTGTTAAGCATACGACATGACCCACCTTTAAATGGCAAGGGCATTGATACTGTTGATGGGAACTTGCTTCGCCGTAAAAAACTTTATGAAAAGGTTTTACCAAAGCTAACTTCGTTGGAAACAATAATAGCTCCAACTGTATTGCAGTCCATCACCTCATATGAAATGTATGCGTGTGACCTTTTGTGGAACGGCTGCAAATGTGCGTTCTGCTCCAAATACTTACCATTATTTGATAAGTACATCATGAATCATCAATACTTTTCGACCCCGGATGCAAGATACTTGGATATTATACCGATAGTGTTTGCAGCATATACTGGAAAATCTCTAGCTAAGAGGTTTGATCCTCAGAAGAACTGGGATTTGGATTTACTACAGTATGCCCCTGAGGATACGACGTGGAATTTCCATGGCTTTGAGAGAATTCATCACTTTGCAAGTTATGAATGTTATTTTGACGAATCCTCATTTGAGCCCTTAGCCACTATTATAtcgcattttttttatccttaCATGAACTACTTGATAAAGATATTGCCAAACCTTCGCCAAACTATGTTGTCAGGAATATACTTTAGCGTGAGCCCAGAATTACACACTTATGAAACTATTTATGATTAA